A DNA window from Streptomyces parvus contains the following coding sequences:
- the rocD gene encoding ornithine--oxo-acid transaminase: MSTTETAIASAEAHSAHNYHPLPVVVASAEGAWMTDVEGRRYLDMLAGYSALNFGHGNRRLIDAAKAQLERVTLTSRAFYHDRFADFCTELAALCGMETVLPMNTGAEAVETAVKTARKWGYRVKGVPDGMAKIIVASDNFHGRTTTIVSFSTDPEARADFGPYTPGFEIVPYGDLTAMREAMTENTVAVLIEPIQGEAGVLVPPAGYLPGVRELTRERNVLFIADEIQSGLGRTGKTFALDHEGVVPDMYVLGKALGGGVVPVSAVVSSADVLGVFRPGEHGSTFGGNPLACAVALEVVAMLRTGEYQQRAAELGDHLHRELGLLTGGGAVEAVRGRGLWAGVDIAPALGTGREISEKLMEQGVLVKDTHGSTIRIAPPLVISKEDLDWGLDRLRAVLSAG; the protein is encoded by the coding sequence GTGTCGACCACGGAAACCGCCATCGCCTCCGCCGAGGCGCACAGCGCGCACAACTACCATCCGCTGCCGGTCGTCGTGGCCTCGGCCGAGGGCGCCTGGATGACCGATGTCGAGGGCCGCCGCTACCTCGACATGCTCGCCGGGTATTCGGCGCTCAATTTCGGCCATGGCAACCGCCGGCTCATCGACGCGGCCAAGGCCCAGCTGGAACGCGTCACGCTGACGTCCAGGGCCTTCTACCACGACCGGTTCGCCGACTTCTGTACGGAGCTGGCGGCGCTGTGCGGCATGGAGACGGTGCTGCCGATGAACACCGGGGCGGAGGCCGTGGAGACCGCGGTGAAGACCGCCCGCAAGTGGGGCTACCGGGTCAAGGGCGTGCCGGACGGCATGGCCAAGATCATCGTGGCCTCGGACAACTTCCACGGCCGCACGACGACGATCGTCAGCTTCTCGACCGACCCGGAGGCGCGGGCCGACTTCGGCCCGTACACCCCGGGCTTCGAGATCGTCCCGTACGGGGATCTCACCGCGATGCGGGAGGCGATGACCGAGAACACCGTGGCGGTGCTGATCGAGCCGATCCAGGGCGAGGCGGGGGTGCTGGTGCCGCCGGCCGGCTATCTCCCCGGCGTGCGCGAGCTGACCCGCGAGCGGAACGTGCTGTTCATCGCGGACGAGATCCAGTCGGGCCTGGGCCGGACCGGGAAGACGTTCGCGCTGGACCACGAGGGTGTGGTGCCGGACATGTACGTGCTCGGCAAGGCGCTGGGCGGCGGGGTGGTGCCGGTCTCCGCGGTGGTCTCGTCGGCGGACGTGCTGGGGGTGTTCCGGCCCGGCGAGCACGGTTCCACCTTCGGCGGGAACCCGCTGGCGTGCGCGGTGGCGCTGGAGGTGGTCGCGATGCTGCGGACCGGCGAGTACCAGCAGCGGGCGGCCGAGCTGGGCGACCATCTGCACCGGGAGCTGGGCCTGTTGACGGGCGGCGGCGCGGTGGAGGCGGTGCGCGGCCGGGGGCTGTGGGCGGGGGTGGACATCGCTCCGGCGCTCGGCACCGGCCGGGAGATCTCCGAGAAGCTGATGGAGCAGGGGGTGCTGGTGAAGGACACCCACGGCTCGACGATCCGGATCGCCCCGCCGCTGGTGATCTCCAAGGAGGACCTGGACTGGGGCCTGGACCGGCTCCGTGCGGTGCTGAGCGCCGGGTAG
- the trpS gene encoding tryptophan--tRNA ligase, with the protein MLSGIQPTAGSFHLGNYLGAVRQWVALQESHDAFYMVVDLHAITIPQDPAELRANTRLAVAQLLAAGLDPERCTLFVQSHVPEHAQLGWVMNCLTGFGEASRMTQFKDKSAKQGADRATVGLFTYPVLQVADILLYQANQVPVGEDQRQHIELTRDLAERFNGRYGQTFTVPAPYILKETAKIFDLQDPAVKMSKSASTPKGLINLLDDPKATAKKVKSAVTDTDTVIRYDAEKKPGVSNLLSILSTLSGSPVEDLERSYEGKGYGALKTDLAEAMVEFVTPFRARTQEYLDDPETLDSILAKGAEKARAVAAETLAQTYDRMGFLPAKH; encoded by the coding sequence GTGCTCTCCGGGATCCAGCCCACCGCAGGCTCGTTCCACCTAGGCAACTACCTGGGCGCGGTGCGCCAGTGGGTGGCGCTGCAGGAGAGTCATGACGCCTTCTACATGGTCGTGGACCTGCACGCGATCACGATCCCGCAGGACCCGGCCGAGCTGCGGGCCAACACCCGGCTCGCGGTGGCGCAGCTGCTGGCGGCCGGTCTGGACCCGGAGCGGTGCACGCTCTTCGTCCAGAGCCATGTGCCCGAGCACGCCCAGCTCGGCTGGGTGATGAACTGCCTCACCGGCTTCGGCGAGGCCTCCCGGATGACGCAGTTCAAGGACAAGTCCGCCAAGCAGGGCGCCGACCGGGCCACCGTCGGCCTCTTCACCTACCCGGTGCTCCAGGTCGCCGACATCCTGCTCTACCAGGCGAACCAGGTCCCGGTGGGCGAGGACCAGCGCCAGCACATCGAGCTGACGCGCGATCTCGCCGAGCGGTTCAACGGCCGGTACGGACAGACGTTCACCGTCCCCGCGCCGTACATCCTCAAGGAGACGGCGAAGATCTTCGACCTCCAGGACCCGGCGGTCAAGATGAGCAAGTCGGCCTCCACGCCGAAGGGCCTCATCAACCTGCTCGACGATCCGAAGGCCACCGCCAAGAAGGTGAAGAGCGCCGTCACCGACACCGACACGGTCATCCGCTACGACGCCGAGAAGAAGCCGGGCGTCAGCAATCTGCTCTCGATCCTCTCCACCCTCTCCGGCAGCCCCGTGGAGGATCTGGAACGCAGTTACGAGGGCAAGGGCTACGGCGCGCTGAAGACCGACCTGGCCGAAGCCATGGTGGAATTCGTCACTCCCTTCCGGGCCCGCACCCAGGAATACCTGGACGACCCGGAGACGCTGGACTCCATCCTGGCCAAGGGAGCGGAGAAGGCCAGGGCGGTCGCCGCGGAGACGCTGGCACAGACGTACGACCGGATGGGCTTCCTGCCCGCGAAGCACTGA
- a CDS encoding 2'-5' RNA ligase family protein, producing MGTVTLGVSIAVPEPYGSLLQERRASFGDPAAYGIPTHVTLLPPTEADAADLPAIEAHLDTIATAGRPFPMRLSGTGTFRPLSPVVFVQVVAGASACSWLQKRVRDASGPLVRELQFPYHPHVTVAHGISEEAMDRAYEDLADYEAAWTCGSFALYEQGPDAVWRKLRDFPFGGGGGVPAVPAQGGYTIEASSSAPSLRP from the coding sequence GTGGGGACCGTAACGCTCGGCGTTTCGATCGCGGTCCCGGAGCCCTACGGCAGCCTGCTCCAGGAACGCCGCGCGAGCTTCGGGGACCCTGCCGCCTACGGCATTCCCACCCACGTCACCCTGCTCCCGCCGACGGAGGCGGACGCGGCGGACCTGCCCGCGATCGAGGCGCATCTCGACACGATCGCCACGGCCGGCCGGCCGTTCCCGATGCGGCTGTCGGGCACCGGCACCTTCCGCCCGCTCTCGCCGGTCGTCTTCGTCCAGGTCGTCGCGGGCGCCTCGGCCTGCTCCTGGCTCCAGAAGCGGGTCCGGGACGCCTCCGGGCCCCTGGTCCGCGAGCTCCAGTTCCCGTACCACCCGCACGTCACCGTGGCCCACGGCATCTCCGAGGAGGCCATGGACCGGGCCTACGAGGATCTCGCCGACTACGAGGCCGCCTGGACCTGCGGTTCCTTCGCCCTGTACGAGCAGGGGCCGGACGCGGTCTGGCGCAAGCTCCGCGACTTCCCCTTCGGCGGAGGCGGCGGCGTGCCCGCCGTCCCCGCCCAGGGCGGCTACACCATCGAAGCGTCGTCGTCGGCCCCGTCGCTGCGGCCCTGA
- a CDS encoding decaprenylphospho-beta-D-erythro-pentofuranosid-2-ulose 2-reductase has translation MKDAFGAPQSLLVLGGTSEIALATARRLIALRTRRVWLAGRPSPALDAAAAELRGRGADVHTVDFDALDSASHEATLGKVFAEGDIDVVLMAFGVLGDQARDEEEPMAAVRVAQTNYTGAVSAGLVCAGALQAQGHGSLVVLSSVAGERARRADFIYGSSKAGLDAFAQGLGDALQGTGVQVMVVRPGFVRTRATAGLPEQPLATGPEEVAAAIVTGLRRRSETVWVPGSLRVVMAALRHMPRPLFRRLPL, from the coding sequence GTGAAGGATGCCTTCGGCGCCCCGCAGTCCCTGCTCGTCCTCGGCGGGACCTCCGAGATCGCCCTGGCCACCGCGCGTCGGCTGATCGCCCTGCGCACCCGCCGCGTCTGGCTGGCCGGGCGCCCCTCCCCCGCCCTGGACGCGGCCGCCGCCGAACTGCGCGGGCGCGGGGCCGACGTGCACACCGTCGACTTCGACGCGCTGGACTCCGCCTCCCACGAGGCCACCCTCGGCAAGGTCTTCGCGGAGGGCGACATCGACGTGGTGCTGATGGCGTTCGGGGTCCTCGGCGATCAGGCGCGGGACGAGGAGGAGCCGATGGCCGCGGTCCGGGTCGCCCAGACCAACTACACGGGGGCGGTCTCCGCCGGGCTGGTGTGCGCCGGCGCACTGCAGGCGCAGGGGCACGGTTCGCTGGTGGTGCTGTCCTCGGTGGCCGGGGAGCGCGCCCGGCGCGCGGACTTCATCTACGGCTCCAGCAAGGCGGGGCTCGACGCCTTCGCCCAGGGGCTCGGCGACGCGCTCCAGGGGACCGGGGTGCAGGTGATGGTGGTCCGGCCGGGGTTCGTCCGGACCCGGGCCACGGCGGGGCTGCCGGAGCAGCCGCTCGCGACCGGGCCCGAGGAGGTCGCGGCGGCGATCGTCACGGGGCTGCGGCGGCGTTCGGAGACCGTGTGGGTGCCCGGTTCGCTGCGGGTGGTGATGGCGGCGCTGCGGCACATGCCGCGCCCGCTGTTCCGGCGGCTGCCGCTCTGA
- a CDS encoding FAD-binding oxidoreductase, which translates to MSVDTVSLTGWGRTAPTTAVRFRPRGDEEAAAVVRGRGPRGVIARGLGRSPGDAAQNAGGSVLDLSGLARIGGVDATAGVVRCDAGVSLERLLRVLLPLGWLPPVLPGTGRVTVGGAIASDLPGLDHRRAGSFTRHVSALELLTADGEVRTVLPGTTLFDATAGGLGLTGVVLGATLRLRRVTTGLMAVSTERAGDLDDLLARLTAGGDRLPYASAWVDLMARGRATGRGVLTRGEHATPDMRPAHAGRTRLSRRPGAAPGRSLLPGLPPLPGGLLGPAAALCNEVRYRGTPRARTGELRPVPAFFHASDALPDVRPLYGRGGLVRYRFTVGYGQEETLHRVVRRIAARRSPAVRAVLQRFGAADPGLLSFAAPGWSLELDLPAALPGLALFLDGVDEEVAAAGGRVCLAKDSRMRPETAAAMYPRLAEFRELRARLDPTGAFRSDLSRRLGL; encoded by the coding sequence ATGTCCGTCGACACGGTGTCCTTGACCGGCTGGGGCCGCACCGCCCCGACGACCGCCGTGCGGTTCCGCCCCCGTGGTGACGAGGAGGCGGCCGCCGTCGTCCGGGGGCGCGGGCCCCGGGGTGTCATCGCGCGCGGGCTCGGGCGGTCGCCCGGGGACGCGGCGCAGAACGCGGGCGGCTCGGTGCTCGATCTGTCGGGCCTGGCCAGGATCGGCGGGGTGGACGCCACCGCCGGCGTGGTGCGCTGCGACGCGGGCGTGAGTCTGGAGCGGCTGCTGCGGGTCCTGCTGCCGCTGGGCTGGCTGCCGCCGGTCCTGCCGGGGACCGGCAGGGTGACGGTCGGCGGGGCGATCGCCTCCGATCTGCCCGGGCTCGACCACCGGCGAGCGGGTTCGTTCACCCGGCACGTGAGCGCCCTGGAGCTGCTCACCGCCGACGGCGAGGTGCGTACGGTGCTGCCGGGCACCACCCTCTTCGACGCGACCGCCGGGGGCCTCGGGCTGACCGGGGTGGTCCTGGGCGCCACGCTCCGCCTCCGGCGCGTCACCACGGGGCTGATGGCGGTCTCCACCGAGCGCGCCGGGGACCTGGACGATCTGCTGGCCCGTCTCACCGCGGGCGGCGACCGGCTGCCGTACGCCTCGGCCTGGGTCGATCTGATGGCCCGGGGCCGGGCGACCGGGCGCGGGGTCCTCACCCGGGGGGAGCACGCGACTCCCGATATGCGCCCGGCGCACGCGGGGCGCACTCGGCTCTCCCGGCGCCCCGGAGCAGCGCCGGGGAGATCCCTCCTCCCCGGCCTCCCGCCGCTGCCGGGCGGGCTCCTCGGCCCAGCGGCCGCCCTGTGCAACGAGGTCCGCTACCGCGGCACGCCCCGCGCGCGGACCGGTGAACTGCGCCCCGTCCCCGCCTTCTTCCACGCGTCGGACGCCCTCCCGGACGTACGCCCGCTCTACGGCCGAGGCGGTCTGGTGCGCTACCGGTTCACCGTCGGGTACGGCCAGGAGGAGACCCTGCACCGGGTGGTGCGCCGGATCGCGGCGCGCCGGAGTCCCGCCGTGCGGGCCGTCCTCCAGCGGTTCGGGGCGGCGGATCCCGGTCTGCTGTCGTTCGCCGCGCCCGGCTGGTCCCTGGAGCTGGATCTGCCCGCGGCCCTGCCCGGCCTGGCCCTCTTCCTCGACGGCGTCGACGAGGAGGTGGCCGCCGCCGGGGGCCGGGTCTGCCTGGCGAAGGACTCCCGGATGCGGCCGGAGACGGCGGCCGCGATGTACCCGCGGCTGGCGGAGTTCCGGGAGCTGCGGGCGCGGCTGGACCCGACGGGGGCGTTCCGCTCGGACCTGTCGCGGCGGCTCGGACTGTGA
- a CDS encoding YihY/virulence factor BrkB family protein codes for MDWLKKLPVIGPLVARLMETHAWRSYERLDRVHWARLAAAITFISFLALFPLIAVGAAIAAALLSDKQLDTIKDKLADQVPGISDQLGIDALVANAGTVGLVAGALLLFTGVGWIGSLRECLRAVWELDDVQEANPVVAKVKDAVLLVGLGGAGLVTLAVSTVGSTAVGWTADQIGIPEDGAGGILLRVAALAVAVVADFLLLLYLLTLLPGVEPPRRRLVVAALIGAVGFELLKLLLGSYMRDVAGKSMYGAFGVPIALLLWINFTAKLLLFCAAWTATGSKEEEGVGQTDERAGAEKEAGAEQKAAGAEAPGGSTRA; via the coding sequence ATGGACTGGCTGAAAAAACTCCCGGTGATCGGGCCCCTGGTCGCCCGGCTGATGGAGACGCACGCCTGGCGTTCCTACGAGCGGCTGGACCGGGTCCACTGGGCCAGGCTCGCGGCGGCGATCACCTTCATCAGCTTTCTCGCCCTCTTCCCGCTGATCGCGGTGGGCGCGGCGATCGCCGCGGCGCTGCTGAGCGACAAGCAGCTCGACACCATCAAGGACAAGCTCGCCGACCAGGTGCCCGGCATCTCCGACCAGCTCGGCATCGACGCTCTGGTCGCCAACGCGGGCACGGTCGGCCTGGTGGCCGGTGCGCTGCTGCTCTTCACCGGCGTCGGCTGGATCGGCTCGCTGCGCGAGTGCCTGCGCGCGGTCTGGGAACTGGACGACGTCCAGGAGGCCAATCCCGTCGTCGCCAAGGTGAAGGACGCCGTGCTGCTGGTCGGCCTCGGCGGCGCGGGGCTCGTCACCCTGGCGGTCTCCACCGTCGGTTCGACGGCGGTCGGCTGGACCGCCGACCAGATCGGCATCCCCGAGGACGGGGCCGGCGGCATTCTCCTGCGGGTGGCCGCGCTGGCGGTCGCGGTCGTCGCCGACTTCCTGCTGCTGCTCTACCTGCTGACCCTGCTGCCCGGAGTGGAGCCGCCCCGGCGGCGGCTGGTGGTAGCGGCGCTGATCGGGGCGGTCGGCTTCGAACTGCTCAAGCTGTTGCTCGGCAGCTACATGAGGGACGTGGCGGGCAAGAGCATGTACGGCGCGTTCGGCGTGCCGATCGCCCTGCTCCTGTGGATCAACTTCACCGCGAAGCTGCTGCTGTTCTGCGCCGCGTGGACGGCGACCGGGAGCAAGGAGGAGGAGGGCGTGGGGCAGACGGACGAGCGGGCCGGGGCGGAGAAGGAAGCCGGGGCGGAGCAGAAGGCCGCCGGGGCCGAGGCACCCGGCGGCTCGACCCGGGCCTAG
- a CDS encoding D-alanyl-D-alanine carboxypeptidase family protein, which yields MPVLKKIALTVTSAALLSGFVLSPAVAADKDKGDDKQPKPPSTMSSLGGEQLGKAGTQVNLGAGAPVLPKKLSGRSWIVADAESGDVLAAHNAHWRLPPASTLKMLFADTVLPALQPTQTHKVSESELAGVGEGSSLVGIKEDHTYTVHDLWLGVFLRSGNDAVHVLSEMYGGVPQTVAAMQKHAEELQALDTVVVSPDGYDAPRQVSSAYDLTLIARSGMQKKDFREYAATASADFPGEKKKGKKRESFEIQNTNRLITGDIGVDPYQGIAGVKNGYTTHAGNTFTGVAERNGKVLLVTVMNPSAEESHAVYKEAAHLLDWGFAASGKVTPVGQLVPPKSVDTGASTGGKGAAPAAGADQGTGGQAEATHASTGKGSGGAGVALAIIGGLLVAVAAAVYLVNRRWPLPGLGGRTAPTADAPETKDAGGTAEAAEPAGSAGKPADKS from the coding sequence GTGCCTGTTCTGAAAAAGATCGCCCTCACGGTCACATCCGCCGCCTTGTTGTCCGGTTTCGTCCTCAGCCCGGCCGTAGCGGCCGACAAGGACAAGGGCGACGACAAACAGCCGAAGCCGCCGAGCACGATGTCCAGCCTCGGCGGGGAGCAGCTCGGCAAGGCCGGCACCCAGGTCAACCTGGGTGCGGGGGCGCCGGTGCTGCCGAAGAAGCTGTCGGGCCGGTCCTGGATCGTCGCGGACGCGGAGAGCGGGGACGTCCTGGCGGCGCACAACGCGCACTGGCGGCTGCCCCCGGCCTCCACCCTGAAGATGCTCTTCGCGGACACGGTGCTGCCCGCCCTCCAGCCCACCCAGACCCACAAGGTGTCGGAGAGCGAGCTGGCGGGGGTCGGCGAGGGCAGCAGCCTGGTCGGGATCAAGGAGGACCACACCTACACGGTCCACGACCTGTGGCTCGGGGTGTTCCTGCGGTCGGGCAACGACGCGGTGCACGTCCTCTCCGAGATGTACGGCGGGGTCCCGCAGACGGTGGCCGCGATGCAGAAGCACGCGGAGGAGCTCCAGGCCCTGGACACCGTGGTGGTCTCGCCGGACGGGTACGACGCGCCGCGCCAGGTCTCCAGCGCGTACGACCTGACGCTGATCGCCCGCAGCGGGATGCAGAAGAAGGACTTCCGCGAGTACGCGGCGACCGCCTCGGCCGACTTCCCCGGCGAGAAGAAGAAGGGCAAGAAGCGCGAGTCCTTCGAGATCCAGAACACCAACCGGCTGATCACCGGGGACATCGGCGTGGATCCGTACCAGGGCATCGCAGGCGTCAAGAACGGCTACACCACCCACGCGGGCAACACCTTCACCGGTGTCGCCGAGCGCAACGGCAAGGTCCTCCTGGTCACGGTGATGAACCCGTCCGCGGAGGAGAGCCACGCCGTCTACAAGGAGGCCGCCCACCTGCTCGACTGGGGCTTCGCCGCCAGCGGCAAGGTGACCCCGGTCGGCCAGCTCGTTCCGCCGAAGTCCGTGGACACCGGCGCCTCGACCGGCGGCAAGGGTGCGGCGCCCGCCGCCGGCGCCGACCAGGGCACGGGGGGCCAGGCGGAGGCCACGCACGCCTCCACGGGGAAGGGTTCCGGCGGGGCCGGGGTCGCCCTGGCGATCATCGGCGGTCTGCTGGTGGCCGTGGCCGCCGCGGTGTACCTGGTCAACCGCCGCTGGCCGCTGCCGGGCCTGGGCGGCCGCACCGCGCCGACGGCGGACGCACCGGAGACGAAGGACGCGGGTGGGACCGCGGAGGCGGCGGAGCCGGCCGGCTCCGCCGGCAAGCCCGCAGACAAGTCTTAG
- a CDS encoding SCO4848 family membrane protein produces MKLSRRVSWFLLAFGVWSWFIWITFVKNLWQDGSGLAFDDAGDPTGYFWVHLLLAVTSFLLGTAVGVIGLRGVRALRDTRA; encoded by the coding sequence ATGAAGCTCAGCCGCCGCGTGTCCTGGTTCCTGCTCGCGTTCGGGGTGTGGAGCTGGTTCATCTGGATCACTTTCGTCAAAAATCTATGGCAGGACGGCAGTGGCCTCGCCTTCGACGACGCGGGTGATCCGACCGGCTACTTCTGGGTGCACCTGCTGCTCGCCGTCACGTCCTTTCTTCTGGGGACGGCGGTCGGCGTGATCGGGTTGCGCGGAGTCCGGGCTTTGCGCGACACGCGCGCATGA
- a CDS encoding metallophosphoesterase translates to MVFALVGLVVLALLGAVHRYVWRRFVGDTTAPGSRLRRAGTVAVFVLPLLSVGAMTSGRVGAPFRLQQALAWPGFLWLACLLYLTLALLVGEVVRPVLLRVLTRRDAARAEAETGTALGTLTETSTTPTEVRDEARPRTEDLVTSGSAGASAPSEAVARTASEAPDPVAEPETEPAATTPAPALVPHPSRRLFVSRVVGGAAAAAGLATVGYGAYGVLRGPSVKRITVPLAKLPRAAHGFRIAVVSDIHIGPILGRAHTRRIVDTINATSPDLVAVVGDLVDGSVADLGSAAEPLAALRARHGSYFVTGNHEYFSGAEQWVDHVRELGLVPLENARVEIEGFDLAGVNDIAGETEGQGPDFGRALGDRDRGRAAVLMAHQPVVIHDAVEHGVDLQLSGHTHGGQLWPGNYLAELANPTVAGLERYGDTQLFVSRGAGAWGPPVRVGAPSDITVVELASRQA, encoded by the coding sequence GTGGTCTTCGCTCTGGTGGGGCTCGTCGTGCTGGCGCTGCTCGGCGCCGTGCACCGGTACGTGTGGCGGCGCTTCGTCGGTGACACGACGGCGCCCGGCAGCCGGCTGCGCCGGGCGGGCACCGTCGCCGTCTTCGTCCTGCCCCTGCTGAGCGTCGGCGCCATGACGTCCGGCCGGGTGGGCGCCCCCTTCCGGCTCCAGCAGGCGCTCGCCTGGCCGGGCTTCCTGTGGCTGGCCTGCCTGCTCTATCTGACGCTGGCGCTGCTCGTGGGCGAGGTCGTACGCCCGGTGCTCCTGCGCGTCCTCACCCGGCGGGACGCGGCGCGGGCGGAGGCGGAAACCGGAACGGCTTTGGGAACCCTCACGGAGACTTCCACCACCCCCACGGAGGTCCGGGACGAGGCCCGTCCCCGTACCGAGGACCTGGTGACGTCCGGGTCCGCCGGAGCCTCCGCCCCCTCGGAAGCGGTGGCGCGTACGGCATCCGAGGCTCCCGACCCCGTGGCGGAACCGGAAACGGAACCGGCAGCCACCACCCCCGCTCCCGCCCTGGTCCCCCACCCCTCCCGCCGGCTCTTCGTCTCCCGGGTCGTCGGGGGCGCGGCGGCCGCCGCCGGGCTCGCGACCGTCGGGTACGGGGCCTACGGCGTGCTGCGCGGGCCGAGCGTCAAGCGGATCACCGTCCCGCTCGCCAAACTGCCCCGCGCCGCCCACGGCTTCCGGATCGCCGTGGTCAGCGACATCCACATCGGCCCGATCCTGGGCCGCGCCCACACCCGCCGGATCGTCGACACCATCAACGCGACCTCGCCCGACCTGGTCGCCGTCGTCGGCGACCTCGTCGACGGGTCCGTCGCGGACCTCGGCTCCGCCGCCGAACCGCTGGCCGCCCTGCGCGCCCGGCACGGCAGTTACTTCGTCACCGGCAACCACGAGTACTTCTCCGGCGCCGAGCAGTGGGTCGACCACGTCCGCGAACTCGGTCTGGTCCCGCTGGAGAACGCCCGGGTCGAGATCGAGGGCTTCGACCTCGCCGGCGTCAACGACATCGCGGGCGAGACCGAGGGGCAGGGGCCCGACTTCGGCCGCGCGCTGGGCGACCGGGACCGGGGTCGCGCCGCGGTCCTGATGGCGCACCAGCCGGTCGTCATCCACGACGCCGTCGAGCACGGCGTCGACCTGCAACTCTCCGGCCACACCCACGGCGGCCAGCTCTGGCCCGGTAACTACTTGGCCGAGCTGGCCAATCCCACCGTCGCCGGCCTCGAACGCTACGGCGACACCCAGCTGTTCGTCTCGCGCGGCGCGGGCGCCTGGGGCCCGCCCGTCCGGGTGGGCGCCCCGTCCGACATCACGGTCGTGGAGCTGGCCTCCCGTCAGGCGTAG
- a CDS encoding ABC transporter substrate-binding protein produces the protein MRSVRVRILAILAVLVIAGVGAWQLLPSGEAKTDAITVGTSDVVTSLDPAGAYDAGSWAIYSNIYQSLMTFKPNAVTPEPDAAESCGFVGQKLQTYQCKLRDDLTFSNGRKITAEDVKYSFDRIFRIKSDVGPAGLFPTLKTVTTEGRTITFNLSGRDATFPQKIATGAGAIVDPTKYAGDKLRPGNQVDGSGPYVLKSYEPGKSAELVPNLKYRGALKKTGEAVDIRYFKTSEELQTSWDNDEVDIAHRQLPAETLADLNVNDPDVRVTEAASAEIRNIIFNSREGSPFGQKKVRQAVAALLDRGPLVRKVYQGTVDPLYSLIPTGYIGHSTPFFDAYPSSDPARAKQLLEQAGVETPVAIDFAYREGDMYTKETAELHRQLEKDGLFKVSVQAVEWTKYQKEYAAGKYDMYTVGWFPDFPDPDTFSQPLVGTGNVLHSGYSSKKMDQLIAATQQFSDRSRTSNDFKEMQALVGEDVPLLPLWQKKDYVVAKSEVAGSQYLSDGTGTWRLWELAWI, from the coding sequence ATGCGGTCGGTCCGGGTACGGATTCTCGCGATTCTCGCGGTATTGGTCATAGCGGGCGTCGGTGCCTGGCAACTGCTCCCGTCGGGGGAGGCGAAGACCGACGCGATCACGGTCGGGACGTCGGACGTCGTCACCTCGCTCGACCCGGCCGGCGCCTACGACGCGGGTTCCTGGGCGATCTACAGCAACATCTACCAGTCGCTGATGACCTTCAAGCCCAACGCCGTCACACCGGAACCGGACGCCGCCGAGAGCTGCGGGTTCGTCGGGCAGAAGCTCCAGACGTACCAGTGCAAGCTCCGTGACGACCTGACCTTCTCCAACGGCCGCAAGATCACCGCCGAGGACGTCAAGTACTCCTTCGACCGGATCTTCCGGATCAAGTCGGACGTCGGCCCCGCGGGTCTCTTCCCGACGCTCAAGACGGTGACGACCGAGGGCCGCACCATCACCTTCAACCTGTCCGGCAGGGACGCGACCTTCCCGCAGAAGATCGCCACCGGCGCGGGTGCGATCGTCGACCCCACCAAGTACGCCGGGGACAAGCTCCGTCCGGGCAACCAGGTCGACGGTTCCGGCCCGTACGTCCTCAAGTCGTACGAGCCCGGGAAGAGTGCCGAGCTGGTGCCGAACCTGAAGTACCGGGGCGCGCTCAAGAAGACCGGCGAAGCGGTCGACATCCGCTACTTCAAGACCTCCGAGGAACTCCAGACCTCCTGGGACAACGACGAGGTGGACATCGCCCACCGCCAGCTGCCGGCCGAGACGCTCGCCGACCTCAACGTCAACGACCCGGACGTGCGGGTGACCGAGGCGGCCAGCGCCGAGATCCGCAACATCATCTTCAACTCCCGGGAGGGCTCGCCGTTCGGGCAGAAGAAGGTCCGCCAGGCCGTCGCCGCCCTCCTCGACCGGGGCCCGCTGGTCCGGAAGGTCTACCAGGGCACCGTCGACCCGCTGTACTCGCTGATCCCCACCGGCTACATCGGGCACAGCACCCCCTTCTTCGACGCCTACCCCTCCTCCGACCCGGCGCGCGCCAAGCAGCTGCTGGAGCAGGCCGGAGTGGAGACGCCCGTCGCCATCGACTTCGCCTACCGCGAGGGCGACATGTACACCAAGGAGACCGCCGAGCTCCACCGTCAGCTGGAGAAGGACGGGCTGTTCAAGGTGTCGGTGCAGGCCGTGGAGTGGACGAAGTACCAGAAGGAGTACGCGGCCGGGAAGTACGACATGTACACCGTCGGCTGGTTCCCCGACTTCCCGGACCCCGACACCTTCAGCCAGCCGCTCGTCGGCACCGGCAACGTCCTGCACAGCGGCTACTCCAGCAAGAAGATGGACCAGCTGATCGCCGCCACGCAGCAGTTCAGCGACCGCAGCCGCACGTCGAACGACTTCAAGGAGATGCAGGCGCTCGTCGGCGAGGACGTCCCGCTGCTGCCGCTGTGGCAGAAGAAGGACTACGTCGTCGCCAAGTCCGAGGTCGCCGGCTCCCAGTACCTCTCCGACGGCACCGGCACCTGGCGGCTGTGGGAACTGGCCTGGATCTGA